Proteins encoded together in one Formosa sp. Hel3_A1_48 window:
- a CDS encoding acyl carrier protein phosphodiesterase translates to MNYLAHLYLSGNNEDVLIGNFIADSVIGSKYKDYTSKIQQGILLHRQIDTHTDAHPNFRTSTKRLHKNYSHYSGVIVDIFFDHFLAKNWSTYTSISLADYAQHCYTILNKNINIMPEKAQYILPHMTKGNWLLSYASIEGISSVLSGMNTRTQGRSRMDRASFELEQYYSDFERDFKIVFEDINQMSAAFLNPY, encoded by the coding sequence ATGAACTACCTTGCACATCTCTATCTTTCTGGCAATAATGAAGACGTTTTAATCGGTAATTTTATTGCAGATAGCGTTATAGGGTCAAAATACAAGGATTACACATCTAAAATACAACAAGGAATTCTTTTACACCGCCAAATTGATACCCACACGGATGCACACCCCAATTTTAGAACTAGCACAAAAAGATTACATAAAAATTATAGTCATTATTCTGGAGTGATTGTTGATATTTTTTTTGATCATTTTTTGGCTAAAAACTGGTCTACTTATACCTCGATTTCGTTAGCAGACTATGCGCAACACTGCTATACTATTTTAAATAAGAATATTAATATTATGCCTGAAAAAGCGCAATATATACTCCCCCATATGACCAAAGGAAATTGGCTATTGAGTTACGCTTCCATTGAAGGGATATCTAGTGTTTTATCAGGGATGAATACAAGAACTCAAGGGCGGTCAAGAATGGATCGAGCTAGTTTTGAGTTGGAGCAGTATTATTCAGATTTTGAGCGTGATTTCAAGATTGTTTTTGAGGATATAAATCAAATGAGTGCTGCTTTTCTCAACCCATACTAA
- the glmM gene encoding phosphoglucosamine mutase, with the protein MTLIKSISGIRGTIGGAVSDNLTPIDAVKFAAAYGMWVKEQRKKTNYRVVIGRDARISGEMIQNLVMNTLIGMGIDVINLGLSTTPTVEVAVPMEHADGGIILTASHNPKQWNALKLLDANGEFLNAAHSQRVLDLAERADVDFAEVDDLGKITVNNAYFDLHIDEVLALDYVDVEAIKSCKFKVVVDGVNSTGGIVVPLLLERLGVEPIKLHCTPDGHFPHNPEPLKAHLTDLSDKVVQTAADFGIAVDPDVDRLAFMDEQGTLFGEEYTLVACADFVLSQNKGNTVSNLSSTRALRDVTQKHGGAYTASAVGEVNVVNAMKANKAVIGGEGNGGIILPEAHFGRDALVGIALFLSLLAEKQISVSALKKTYPLYYMSKKKIDLDPNIDVDGLLEAMENKYANETLTTVDGVKIDFADSWVHLRKSNTEPIIRIYTEAPSQQQADKLADRFIVELKTLS; encoded by the coding sequence ATGACTTTAATCAAATCAATTTCTGGAATTCGTGGTACAATTGGAGGTGCTGTTTCCGATAATTTAACGCCTATAGATGCGGTTAAATTTGCTGCGGCCTATGGCATGTGGGTTAAGGAGCAACGCAAAAAAACCAATTATAGAGTGGTTATTGGAAGAGATGCTCGAATTTCTGGTGAAATGATTCAAAATTTAGTAATGAACACCTTAATTGGGATGGGAATAGATGTGATTAATTTAGGTCTATCGACAACACCAACTGTAGAAGTAGCCGTGCCTATGGAGCATGCCGATGGGGGGATTATCCTAACTGCAAGTCACAATCCAAAACAATGGAATGCTTTAAAGTTGTTGGATGCAAATGGAGAGTTTTTGAATGCAGCGCATAGCCAACGGGTATTGGATTTAGCAGAACGTGCGGATGTAGACTTTGCAGAAGTTGATGATCTAGGGAAAATTACAGTTAATAATGCCTATTTTGATTTACACATAGATGAAGTGTTAGCACTTGATTATGTCGATGTTGAAGCCATAAAATCATGTAAATTTAAAGTCGTTGTAGACGGTGTCAATTCGACGGGTGGTATTGTTGTTCCGCTATTGCTTGAACGATTGGGCGTAGAACCCATTAAATTGCATTGCACCCCCGATGGACATTTTCCGCACAATCCTGAGCCGCTAAAAGCCCATTTGACCGATTTATCAGATAAAGTAGTACAAACCGCTGCTGATTTTGGTATTGCTGTAGATCCCGATGTAGACCGTTTGGCATTTATGGATGAACAAGGGACATTGTTTGGCGAAGAATACACCTTAGTTGCTTGTGCTGATTTTGTTTTGAGTCAGAACAAAGGGAATACCGTAAGTAATTTGAGTTCCACACGAGCGCTAAGAGACGTTACACAAAAACATGGTGGTGCGTATACTGCCAGCGCAGTAGGTGAGGTAAATGTGGTAAATGCCATGAAAGCAAATAAAGCCGTTATTGGTGGTGAAGGCAACGGTGGAATAATTTTACCAGAGGCCCACTTTGGACGTGATGCTTTAGTAGGCATTGCTTTATTTTTAAGTTTATTGGCCGAAAAACAAATTTCTGTAAGTGCACTCAAAAAGACATATCCTTTGTATTATATGAGTAAGAAGAAAATAGATTTAGACCCCAATATAGATGTTGATGGGCTCTTAGAAGCCATGGAAAACAAATATGCAAACGAAACTTTAACCACTGTCGATGGGGTGAAAATTGACTTTGCAGACTCATGGGTACACCTTCGTAAAAGCAATACAGAACCCATTATTAGAATCTATACTGAAGCCCCTTCACAACAACAAGCCGATAAACTGGCAGATCGTTTTATAGTTGAACTTAAGACTCTTTCATAA
- a CDS encoding lysophospholipid acyltransferase family protein, translating to MNGFVSDQTPKKGKAYHWNTFMGIEVPIHTGAEMLAKKLDMPVIFFSVKRIKRGFYETTFQTLAEHPNDFKDYEITDQFLKLVEQQIHEEPQYYLWTHKRWKHRKL from the coding sequence ATGAATGGTTTTGTCTCCGATCAAACGCCAAAAAAAGGAAAAGCCTACCACTGGAATACATTTATGGGAATTGAGGTTCCAATTCATACCGGTGCAGAAATGCTTGCCAAAAAGTTGGATATGCCTGTCATTTTCTTCTCTGTAAAGCGCATAAAAAGAGGGTTTTATGAAACCACATTCCAAACCTTGGCAGAACACCCCAATGATTTTAAGGATTACGAGATTACAGATCAGTTTTTAAAACTTGTCGAACAGCAAATTCATGAAGAGCCACAATACTATTTATGGACACACAAACGCTGGAAACACCGAAAGCTATAG
- a CDS encoding DUF7935 family protein yields the protein MTENFLGLMLYCIPALLTGAIAFLFFKEHVTNENNRRNFMLHKTYHKEILPTRLQAFERLTLFLERISAHNLLLRVPPIAPQPDAYKDLLIKTIEQEYEHNLAQQIYVSESCWQIISAAKNNSIKLIRSFEITEETPTANDMSAALFETLTQSKLSPQMALNVLKEEVGLLLN from the coding sequence ATGACTGAAAATTTCTTAGGCTTAATGTTGTATTGTATCCCGGCATTGCTTACTGGCGCCATAGCTTTTTTGTTTTTCAAAGAGCATGTTACTAATGAAAATAACAGGCGTAACTTTATGCTTCACAAAACGTATCATAAAGAAATCTTACCTACACGCTTACAAGCATTTGAGCGTTTGACCTTATTTCTGGAACGCATAAGTGCTCATAATTTACTTTTGCGTGTTCCGCCAATTGCACCACAGCCCGATGCCTACAAAGACTTGTTGATCAAAACAATTGAGCAGGAGTATGAACATAATTTAGCACAACAAATTTATGTTTCTGAGTCTTGTTGGCAAATTATTTCAGCAGCAAAAAACAATAGTATTAAGTTGATTAGATCATTTGAAATCACTGAGGAAACACCTACTGCAAACGACATGAGCGCAGCTCTATTTGAAACTCTAACACAATCAAAACTTTCACCCCAAATGGCTTTAAACGTACTCAAGGAAGAAGTAGGACTCTTACTAAACTAA
- a CDS encoding ATP-dependent helicase yields MKAYLEQLNDAQLAPTLQMDGPMIVIAGAGSGKTRVLTFRIAYLMSKGVDPFNILALTFTNKAAREMKSRIASIVGDSEAKNLWMGTFHSVFAKILRFEADKLGYPSNFTIYDTQDSQRLISGIIKELNLDKDVYKYKQIHSRISSYKNSLITVRAYFQNPELIEADTMAKRPQLGAIYKEYVDRCFKAGAMDFDDLLLKTNELLTRFPDVLAKYQNRFRYILVDEYQDTNHSQYLIVRALSDRFQNICVVGDDAQSIYAFRGANINNILNFQKDYDNVKIYRLEQNYRSTKNIVNAANSIIDKNQTKLDKVVWTANSEGNKIVVNRSLTDGDEGRYVASSIFENQMNNQAKNADFAVLYRTNAQSRAIEDALRKRGLPYRIYGGLSFYQRKEIKDVLAYLRLIINPADEEALKRIINFPGRGIGQTTVDRLIVAANAANTTIFELLKHIQTSHINLNSGIKTKLSNFCTMIESFQVMNHGANAFELTEHVCRVSGLIREFKKDGTPEGVTRMENVEELLNGIKDFVEGQRELADSTADLAEFLEDVALATDLDNEQKGDEEKVALMTIHLAKGLEFPYVYIVGLEEDLFPSAMSMNTRSELEEERRLFYVAVTRAEKQVYLTYALSRYRWGKLIDAEPSRFIEEIDDDYLEITTPKEERRFNPMLSADIFGDVPQSKVRYKKPSFTKPKPKKKAEQPARLTPKNLTKLSKTNPNTNLFDSKLTVGNIVNHQRFGTGEVVKIEGKGADLKAEIKFSNSGVKKLLLRFAKLEIVS; encoded by the coding sequence TTGAAAGCCTATTTAGAACAGCTAAACGACGCGCAATTAGCACCAACATTACAGATGGATGGCCCCATGATTGTAATTGCGGGTGCGGGCTCTGGAAAAACCAGGGTGTTGACGTTTCGAATTGCCTATTTGATGAGTAAAGGAGTAGATCCGTTTAATATCTTGGCACTCACCTTCACAAACAAAGCTGCAAGGGAGATGAAATCAAGAATTGCGTCCATTGTAGGAGATAGCGAGGCTAAAAATTTATGGATGGGAACTTTTCATTCCGTGTTTGCTAAAATTTTACGTTTTGAGGCTGATAAATTAGGATATCCATCAAACTTCACTATATACGATACACAGGATTCTCAACGGCTCATATCTGGGATTATAAAAGAACTAAACTTAGATAAGGATGTATATAAATACAAGCAAATTCATTCGCGTATTTCTTCATACAAAAACAGTTTAATTACTGTTCGTGCCTATTTCCAGAATCCTGAACTGATAGAAGCAGACACCATGGCAAAGCGCCCGCAATTGGGTGCTATATACAAAGAATATGTAGACCGTTGTTTTAAGGCAGGCGCAATGGATTTTGATGATTTATTACTTAAGACTAATGAATTACTTACACGATTTCCAGATGTGTTAGCAAAATATCAAAATCGATTCCGCTATATCCTTGTGGATGAGTACCAAGATACTAATCATTCTCAATATCTTATTGTTCGCGCACTGTCTGATCGTTTTCAAAACATATGTGTTGTTGGAGATGATGCGCAAAGTATTTATGCGTTTCGTGGGGCCAACATCAATAATATTCTGAACTTCCAAAAAGATTATGACAACGTCAAAATTTATCGATTAGAACAAAATTATCGATCTACAAAAAACATTGTCAATGCAGCTAATTCTATTATTGATAAAAATCAAACCAAATTAGATAAGGTAGTTTGGACCGCTAATAGTGAAGGGAATAAAATTGTAGTAAACCGCTCTTTGACAGATGGTGACGAAGGGCGATATGTGGCCAGCTCTATTTTCGAAAACCAAATGAATAACCAAGCTAAGAATGCTGATTTCGCTGTTCTCTACAGAACAAATGCACAATCAAGAGCAATTGAAGATGCTTTGAGGAAAAGAGGTCTACCCTACCGAATCTATGGAGGTTTGTCGTTCTATCAGCGAAAAGAAATTAAAGATGTTTTGGCCTATTTAAGGTTAATTATTAATCCTGCTGACGAAGAAGCTTTAAAGCGTATCATTAATTTTCCTGGACGTGGAATTGGTCAAACAACAGTAGACCGGCTTATTGTTGCTGCAAATGCAGCCAATACAACAATATTTGAACTACTCAAACACATTCAAACTTCTCATATTAATTTGAATTCTGGGATTAAAACAAAATTGTCAAATTTTTGTACCATGATTGAAAGTTTTCAAGTTATGAATCATGGTGCTAATGCTTTTGAACTCACCGAACATGTTTGTAGAGTAAGTGGTTTAATTAGAGAATTTAAAAAAGATGGAACTCCAGAAGGCGTCACAAGAATGGAAAATGTTGAAGAACTCCTAAACGGAATAAAAGATTTCGTAGAAGGCCAGCGCGAACTTGCAGACTCAACTGCTGATTTAGCTGAATTTTTAGAGGATGTGGCACTTGCAACCGATTTGGACAATGAGCAAAAAGGGGACGAAGAAAAAGTTGCACTAATGACGATTCATCTGGCCAAAGGTTTAGAGTTTCCTTATGTTTACATTGTTGGCCTCGAGGAAGACTTATTTCCAAGTGCCATGAGTATGAATACTAGAAGTGAACTTGAAGAAGAACGCCGCTTATTTTATGTTGCCGTAACTCGTGCAGAAAAACAAGTGTATTTAACTTATGCTTTATCCCGTTACAGATGGGGTAAACTTATTGATGCTGAACCAAGTCGTTTCATCGAAGAAATTGACGATGATTATTTAGAAATCACAACCCCAAAAGAAGAACGACGATTTAACCCCATGCTTAGTGCCGATATATTTGGTGATGTCCCTCAGTCAAAAGTTCGCTATAAAAAACCTTCGTTTACAAAGCCTAAACCAAAGAAAAAAGCTGAGCAACCCGCAAGACTTACCCCTAAAAATTTAACAAAACTATCAAAGACCAACCCCAATACAAATTTATTCGACAGTAAGCTTACCGTAGGCAATATCGTGAATCACCAACGCTTTGGCACAGGCGAGGTAGTGAAGATTGAAGGGAAAGGCGCTGATTTAAAAGCAGAGATTAAGTTCTCAAATTCAGGAGTAAAGAAATTACTTTTGCGCTTTGCGAAATTAGAAATTGTATCGTAG
- a CDS encoding L-threonylcarbamoyladenylate synthase, whose amino-acid sequence MAELLKLYSENPHPRTLDKVVKCLKAGGLVIYPTDTVYALGCDVKSTKAMERIARIKGVKLERAQFSFICHNLSHLSDYTAQIDSSTFKTLKRYFPGPYTFVLPSNKALPHPFKKRKTVGIRVPDHPIALELVRRLGNPIVSTSINDEDDIIEYTTDPELIYEKWQNLADIIIDNGFGGNIASTVIDLTQTPPKLIREGKGLADFL is encoded by the coding sequence ATGGCAGAATTATTAAAACTTTACTCAGAAAATCCCCACCCAAGAACTTTAGATAAGGTTGTTAAGTGCTTAAAAGCCGGCGGGTTGGTCATATACCCTACTGATACCGTTTACGCTTTGGGTTGTGATGTAAAAAGCACAAAAGCAATGGAACGTATTGCTCGCATCAAAGGAGTCAAACTTGAACGTGCTCAATTTTCATTTATTTGCCATAATTTAAGCCACTTAAGCGACTATACAGCTCAAATAGATAGTAGTACGTTTAAGACGTTAAAACGTTATTTTCCTGGGCCATACACTTTTGTTTTACCCAGTAACAAAGCCCTTCCTCATCCATTCAAAAAACGTAAAACAGTTGGTATTCGGGTTCCTGATCATCCAATTGCATTAGAACTCGTCAGGCGACTTGGCAATCCAATTGTGTCAACTTCAATAAATGATGAAGACGATATTATTGAATACACAACCGATCCTGAACTGATTTATGAAAAATGGCAGAACCTTGCCGACATCATAATTGATAATGGATTTGGTGGAAATATTGCATCCACTGTAATTGATTTAACTCAAACCCCTCCTAAGCTTATTCGTGAAGGCAAAGGCTTAGCAGATTTTTTATAA
- the recG gene encoding ATP-dependent DNA helicase RecG has protein sequence MVQDVLQTPIDYLKGVGPNRASLLRSELGIHTFQDLIHLFPNRYIDRTQFYKLNALEQNNAEVQVIGQITEIREVGQQRGKRLVATFRDSTGKIDLVWFRGQKWIKERLKLHTDYVVFGKTNLFNGVFNMPHPDMELKTDFDKSLSSAIQPIYPSTEKLSNRGISNRSLSKLVEHLFQHVGNSFDESLSDEILMHNGLISKKDALTNIHFPKNQKLLASAQFRLKFEELFFIQLQLVYKNLIHKSKIKGFLFETVGTHFNEFYNNHLPFTLTAAQKRVVKEIRGDMGSNAQMNRLLQGDVGSGKTIVAFLSMLIAIDNNFQATLMAPTEILAIQHYNSLKPMCAALGINIALLTGSSKTASRKEIHSGLEGGNLNILVGTHAILEDKVKFKNLGLAIIDEQHRFGVAQRSKLWHKNTSPPHVLVMTATPIPRTLAMSVYGDLDISVIDELPPGRKRIKTVHRYDSNRLKVFGFIREEIKKGRQVYIVYPLINESQKLDFKDLMDGYESIAREFPMPNYQISIVHGQMKATDKDFEMQRFLKGETQIMVATTVIEVGVNVPNASVMIIESAERFGLSQLHQLRGRVGRGAEQSYCILMTSHKLGNDSKTRMETMVRSSDGFEIAEVDLKLRGPGDIMGTQQSGVLRLKIASIVQDKALLSLARTWAKKVLKEDPKLSSPKHLPINKTYTQMGKYKNMWNYIS, from the coding sequence ATGGTTCAGGATGTTTTGCAAACACCAATTGATTATCTTAAAGGGGTAGGACCTAACAGAGCTTCTTTGTTGCGTTCAGAATTGGGCATTCATACGTTTCAAGATTTAATCCATTTGTTTCCCAACCGCTACATCGATCGTACTCAATTTTATAAATTAAATGCACTAGAACAAAATAATGCCGAAGTGCAAGTCATAGGGCAAATTACAGAAATTAGAGAAGTAGGACAGCAAAGGGGTAAGCGGCTTGTAGCAACCTTTAGAGACAGTACTGGGAAGATTGATTTAGTTTGGTTTCGAGGTCAAAAATGGATTAAAGAGCGTTTAAAACTGCACACAGATTATGTCGTTTTTGGAAAAACAAATCTATTTAATGGCGTTTTTAATATGCCGCATCCGGACATGGAACTCAAAACAGATTTTGATAAAAGTTTAAGCTCTGCTATTCAACCTATTTATCCATCAACAGAAAAATTATCCAATCGAGGGATTTCTAATCGATCGCTTTCAAAATTAGTTGAACATTTGTTCCAACATGTTGGCAATTCATTCGATGAATCGCTGTCTGACGAAATATTAATGCACAATGGATTAATTTCAAAAAAAGACGCTCTAACCAACATCCATTTTCCTAAAAATCAAAAGTTGCTCGCTAGTGCTCAATTTCGATTGAAATTTGAAGAACTCTTCTTCATTCAACTGCAATTGGTATATAAAAATTTAATTCATAAATCAAAAATTAAGGGGTTCCTTTTTGAAACAGTGGGGACTCATTTTAATGAGTTTTATAATAACCATTTGCCCTTCACTTTGACAGCCGCTCAAAAGCGTGTTGTAAAAGAAATCCGGGGCGATATGGGCAGCAACGCACAGATGAATCGATTGTTGCAAGGGGATGTCGGCTCAGGAAAAACTATTGTAGCTTTTTTATCCATGCTTATTGCCATTGATAACAATTTTCAAGCCACCCTTATGGCCCCTACCGAAATACTAGCAATTCAACATTATAACAGCTTGAAGCCCATGTGCGCTGCTTTAGGAATCAACATAGCATTGCTTACAGGCTCATCAAAAACTGCTTCTAGAAAAGAAATACACTCCGGTTTGGAGGGCGGAAACTTAAATATTTTGGTGGGAACTCATGCCATTTTGGAGGACAAAGTAAAATTTAAAAATTTAGGATTAGCCATCATTGACGAGCAACATCGATTTGGGGTAGCTCAACGCAGTAAATTATGGCACAAAAACACATCGCCTCCTCACGTATTAGTGATGACAGCTACTCCAATTCCAAGAACATTAGCGATGTCGGTTTATGGGGATTTAGACATTTCTGTAATCGATGAGCTACCCCCGGGAAGAAAACGCATTAAAACGGTTCATCGTTATGACAGCAACCGCTTAAAAGTATTTGGGTTTATTCGAGAGGAAATAAAAAAAGGCCGTCAAGTTTATATTGTATACCCACTCATTAATGAAAGTCAAAAATTAGATTTCAAAGATTTAATGGATGGCTATGAAAGCATCGCACGAGAGTTTCCTATGCCAAATTATCAAATTTCCATTGTCCATGGCCAAATGAAAGCTACAGACAAAGACTTTGAAATGCAACGCTTTTTGAAAGGTGAAACGCAAATTATGGTAGCGACAACAGTGATAGAAGTGGGCGTAAATGTCCCAAATGCATCTGTAATGATTATTGAAAGTGCCGAGCGGTTTGGATTGTCTCAATTGCATCAATTACGAGGACGTGTAGGGAGAGGAGCTGAGCAAAGCTATTGCATTTTAATGACGAGCCACAAACTTGGAAATGACAGCAAAACGCGAATGGAAACGATGGTGCGCTCCTCTGATGGTTTTGAAATTGCTGAAGTAGATTTAAAACTTAGAGGACCTGGAGATATCATGGGAACGCAACAAAGTGGTGTTCTGCGTTTAAAAATAGCTAGCATAGTTCAAGATAAAGCGCTCTTATCTTTAGCTCGAACATGGGCTAAAAAAGTACTTAAAGAAGACCCAAAACTAAGTTCACCAAAACATTTGCCCATAAATAAAACATATACTCAAATGGGTAAGTATAAAAACATGTGGAATTACATCAGTTAG
- the uvrA gene encoding excinuclease ABC subunit UvrA, translating to MAKTKNITFEEYIEVQGARAHNLKDIDVKIPRDQLVVITGLSGSGKSSLAFDTIYAEGQRRYIETFSAYARQFLGTLERPDVDKIDGLSPVIAIEQKTTSKSPRSTVGTITEVYDFLRLLFARAADAYSYNTNEKMVSYSNEQIKSLIGSTFKDKRISILAPVVRSRKGHYRELFEYIAKQGFIKVRVDGAIVDIKPGMRLDRYKLHDIEIVIDRLKVDEKTMNTNRLDESINTAMDQGDQMLMVFDHDEKTLRFFSGNLMCPSSGISYPNPEPNNFSFNSPKGACPECNGIGDLYKVNVQKIIPNRKLSIKNGGLAPQGPQKDSWIFKQLELIAKRFDFSLSDQIKTIPKKAIDIILYGGKEEFSVNSKSLGVSRNYAIDFDGIVNFIEHQYNTTDSSSIKRWAKAYVDKIECPSCGGSRLKKEVLYFKLNNKNIAELAALDINELALWFKALPNQLSSKQNTIAKEIIKEIRTRLQFLLDVGLDYLALNRSSKSLSGGEAQRIRLATQIGSELVGVLYILDEPSIGLHQRDNQKLIQSLMALRDVGNSVIVVEHDKDMIEQADHIIDIGPKAGKFGGEIISQGKPAHLQKADTITAQYLRNIKSIEIPKKRRKGNGKTLELKGCTGNNLKNVSIKIPLGKMVGITGVSGSGKSSLINETLYPILNNYYFNGVKEPLAYKSIKGLEHLDKVIDINQSPIGRTPRSNPATYTGVFGEIRSLFAKIPEAMIRGYKPGRFSFNVSGGRCETCKGGGLRLIEMNFLPDVYVGCESCMGKRFNRETLEIRYKGKSISDVLNMTINESVGFFEHIPKIYRKLKTIKDVGLGYITLGQQSTTLSGGEAQRIKLASELSKRDTGNTIYILDEPTTGLHFEDIRVLLDVLQKLVDKGNTVLIIEHNLDVIKVVDHIIDVGLEGGKGGGTIVAEGTPEQIIKNKISYTAKYLKKELL from the coding sequence ATGGCGAAAACAAAGAACATTACATTTGAGGAATATATCGAAGTTCAGGGTGCTCGAGCACATAATTTAAAGGATATTGACGTCAAAATCCCAAGAGATCAACTTGTCGTTATTACTGGTCTATCGGGAAGTGGTAAGTCGTCATTGGCGTTCGATACAATTTATGCAGAAGGTCAACGGCGGTATATAGAAACGTTTTCTGCCTATGCTAGACAGTTTTTAGGAACTTTAGAACGTCCAGATGTTGATAAAATTGATGGCCTATCGCCAGTAATAGCTATTGAGCAAAAAACGACCAGCAAATCACCAAGATCGACCGTTGGCACAATAACCGAAGTTTATGACTTTTTACGGTTGCTGTTTGCACGTGCAGCCGATGCTTACAGCTATAATACCAATGAAAAAATGGTAAGCTACAGCAATGAACAAATTAAATCTCTTATTGGCAGCACATTTAAGGACAAACGTATTTCTATTTTAGCACCTGTTGTGCGCTCTAGAAAAGGACATTACCGTGAGCTTTTTGAATATATAGCTAAACAAGGTTTCATCAAAGTTAGAGTGGATGGTGCTATAGTCGATATAAAACCTGGAATGCGCCTTGATCGATACAAGCTTCACGACATTGAAATAGTGATTGATCGGCTGAAAGTCGATGAAAAAACCATGAATACCAATCGTCTTGATGAAAGTATTAATACTGCTATGGACCAAGGGGATCAAATGTTAATGGTGTTTGACCATGATGAGAAAACCTTACGCTTCTTTAGTGGAAATCTGATGTGTCCTTCATCAGGAATTTCATATCCTAATCCTGAACCTAATAATTTTTCTTTTAATTCACCTAAAGGGGCTTGTCCGGAATGTAATGGTATTGGAGATTTATATAAAGTTAATGTTCAAAAAATTATTCCTAACCGCAAGCTATCCATTAAAAATGGCGGACTAGCACCACAAGGGCCACAAAAAGATTCATGGATATTTAAACAACTTGAGTTAATTGCTAAACGATTTGACTTTAGTTTATCAGATCAAATAAAAACCATTCCAAAAAAGGCAATTGACATCATACTCTATGGCGGTAAAGAAGAGTTTTCCGTTAACAGTAAATCTCTTGGTGTTTCAAGAAATTATGCAATTGATTTTGATGGTATTGTTAACTTCATTGAGCATCAATACAACACCACTGATTCGAGCTCCATAAAACGTTGGGCAAAAGCTTATGTGGATAAAATAGAATGTCCTTCATGTGGTGGATCACGTTTAAAAAAGGAAGTGCTTTATTTTAAGTTAAACAATAAAAATATTGCTGAGCTAGCTGCACTGGACATCAATGAATTAGCATTATGGTTCAAAGCCCTACCAAATCAACTTTCATCTAAGCAAAATACAATTGCCAAAGAAATAATCAAAGAAATTCGGACACGGTTACAATTTTTGCTTGATGTAGGATTAGATTATTTAGCCTTAAACAGAAGCTCAAAGTCACTATCTGGTGGTGAGGCACAACGCATTCGATTAGCCACTCAAATTGGATCTGAACTAGTCGGTGTACTCTATATCTTAGACGAGCCTAGTATTGGTTTACATCAGCGCGATAATCAAAAACTGATACAATCGCTTATGGCATTGCGTGATGTTGGTAATTCTGTAATTGTAGTGGAGCACGACAAAGACATGATTGAGCAAGCCGATCACATCATTGACATAGGTCCGAAGGCTGGTAAATTTGGGGGCGAAATTATAAGCCAAGGAAAGCCTGCCCATTTACAAAAGGCAGATACCATTACAGCTCAGTATCTTCGTAATATTAAATCTATAGAAATACCAAAAAAACGACGTAAAGGCAATGGTAAAACCTTAGAGCTAAAGGGGTGTACTGGCAATAATTTAAAAAATGTTTCCATCAAAATCCCATTGGGCAAAATGGTTGGCATTACAGGAGTTTCAGGGAGTGGGAAATCGTCTTTAATCAATGAAACCTTATACCCTATTCTAAATAATTATTATTTTAATGGTGTTAAGGAGCCCTTAGCATACAAAAGCATTAAAGGCTTAGAGCATTTAGATAAAGTGATTGATATTAATCAATCTCCAATCGGTAGAACCCCGCGCAGTAATCCTGCTACCTATACCGGTGTATTTGGCGAAATTAGATCGCTTTTTGCAAAGATTCCAGAAGCTATGATTCGAGGTTATAAACCAGGACGCTTTAGTTTTAATGTTTCTGGTGGGCGGTGTGAAACATGTAAAGGAGGTGGTTTAAGACTTATTGAAATGAATTTTCTGCCTGATGTTTATGTTGGCTGTGAATCCTGTATGGGCAAACGATTTAACAGAGAAACTTTAGAAATCAGATACAAAGGTAAATCAATAAGTGATGTACTAAACATGACCATCAATGAGAGTGTAGGTTTCTTTGAGCATATTCCAAAAATTTACCGTAAACTAAAAACGATTAAAGATGTTGGACTTGGGTATATTACATTAGGTCAACAGAGCACAACCTTATCTGGTGGGGAAGCGCAGCGCATAAAACTTGCTTCTGAACTCAGTAAACGCGACACTGGAAATACAATATATATTCTTGACGAACCCACAACAGGACTTCATTTTGAGGATATACGCGTTCTTTTAGATGTGTTACAAAAGCTCGTGGACAAGGGGAACACCGTTCTGATAATAGAGCATAATTTGGATGTAATCAAGGTTGTAGATCATATTATTGACGTGGGATTAGAAGGTGGCAAAGGAGGTGGTACTATTGTAGCTGAGGGAACACCTGAGCAGATTATCAAAAACAAAATAAGCTACACCGCAAAATATTTAAAAAAAGAATTACTTTAG